The genome window GAGGAGCAATCGATGGCGACGTTTATCATTTCAGGTAGCCGGGGTACGGATGATCCCACGATGGCAACCTTGCCCTTCATGGCAGCAAAAGTAGCGAAGGAGCAAGGGCATGACGTCGTGCTCTGGCTGTGGAACGAATCCGTGACGCTCGGACGCAAGGGCACTGCCGAGCATGTGACGGGAGTCAACCTGACGCCGTTGAAGGATGTATTGTCTGCTGTGCAGGCTGCGAATATTCCCATTTGGGTCTGCGGGGCCTGCGCTGTGGCACGGCAGATCGGCACAGGAGATCTCGTTTCTGGCGCAACGATCAAAGGCATGGCAGACTATATCAAGGCCGTGGCCGAGCGTGACCGCAACGTCGCATTTTGATTTTGCAGCGAAGAAAGGAATCTCCTATGTCAGCCGATGGTAAATCGACCGGGAAGTCAAAAGGCAGCAAAGATCGAGTAGACGAGGCGGACATCGACGAGTCCGTCGAGAAGGGCGGGCGGTTCGATGTCAATGGGTTAGAGACCATTCCCACGATGGTGCCGCGAGAAGGGGACGGCTACCACCCGCTAGGCAGTAGGTCGGTCGCACAGGGGCTCGGACGCATCGGCGAATC of Nitrospirota bacterium contains these proteins:
- a CDS encoding DsrE family protein; amino-acid sequence: MATFIISGSRGTDDPTMATLPFMAAKVAKEQGHDVVLWLWNESVTLGRKGTAEHVTGVNLTPLKDVLSAVQAANIPIWVCGACAVARQIGTGDLVSGATIKGMADYIKAVAERDRNVAF